A single window of Cervus canadensis isolate Bull #8, Minnesota chromosome 17, ASM1932006v1, whole genome shotgun sequence DNA harbors:
- the LOC122455027 gene encoding myeloid-associated differentiation marker-like: MSTRSTSPEKWALCVVRCCLHLPQLFSTCVAFSLVTDMGIGKGAIGNWSLCLWGFCFTVTLITSITELCKVQSCFPFFWNNFPVTYACYAALVCLSVSIIYSVTYIQFLPYGPHRDRAIAATAFSCIASVLYATEVACTWNGYKIMNTTCYVLTMPGLLKVLETFMAGVIFAFLSNTSLYLHQPALEWCVAVYSICFILAAVTTLLNLVEWEHRLPVEAVITMLSVLLYISALVLWPLYQFNEEFGGQPQRSSDWDCRDELTYDMCTWDQRLAVAILTAINLLAYVADLGYWARQVSVGTEDQPRDS; encoded by the coding sequence ATGTCCACCCGGTCGACATCCCCAGAAAAGTGGGCCTTGTGTGTCGTGCGCTGCTGCCTTCACCTGCCACAGCTCTTCTCCACCTGCGTAGCTTTCTCCCTGGTGACTGACATGGGCATTGGAAAGGGGGCCATAGGTAACTGGTCCCTGTGCCTCTGGGGCTTCTGTTTCACTGTGACCCTCATCACCTCCATCACTGAGTTATGTAAGGTCCAgtcctgctttcctttcttttggaACAACTTCCCCGTCACCTATGCCTGCTACGCAGCCCTCGTCTGCCTCTCGGTTTCCATCATCTACTCCGTCACTTACATCCAGTTCTTGCCTTATGGTCCTCACCGAGACCGGGCCATCGCCGCCACTGCATTCTCTTGCATCGCATCTGTGCTGTATGCCACGGAAGTGGCCTGCACGTGGAATGGCTACAAGATCATGAATACCACCTGCTATGTGCTCACTATGCCAGGCCTGCTGAAGGTGCTGGAGACCTTCATGGCCGGTGTCATCTTCGCCTTTCTCAGCAACACCTCCCTGTACCTGCACCAGCCGGCCCTGGAGTGGTGCGTGGCCGTGTACTCCATCTGCTTCATCCTGGCAGCAGTGACCACCCTGTTGAACCTGGTTGAATGGGAACACAGGCTGCCTGTCGAGGCTGTGATCACGATGCTCTCTGTCCTTCTCTACATCAGCGCTCTGGTCCTCTGGCCACTCTACCAGTTCAACGAGGAGTTCGGCGGGCAGCCCCAGAGGTCCAGTGATTGGGACTGCAGGGACGAGCTCACCTACGACATGTGCACCTGGGACCAGCGATTGGCTGTGGCCATCCTGACAGCCATCAACCTGCTGGCTTACGTGGCCGACCTGGGGTACTGGGCCCGCCAGGTCTCTGTAGGGACTGAGGACCAGCCCAGGGACTCCTGA
- the LOC122455131 gene encoding myeloid-associated differentiation marker-like, with the protein MRTFSGLSSRTALGFFLHLGQLLSTCAPCLLVASMDTRSECTVNWSVFLWCICFSGTLTVFMVELCGLQSHFPLTCYDLLCHYAFYFTQFCLFASIIFATNYVRFLPQSHTWSQAITATACSFISSVLYAIEVAWTCALTGDTSCFLPSDPGKLERLVIFLLYVILALFLSTTINSNSDFQYTSAMVKQTILCSIFFYLGMMSALWREDNNETRIPVYYPLL; encoded by the coding sequence ATGAGGACGTTCTCAGGCCTGAGCTCCAGGACCGCTTTGGGCTTCTTCCTCCACTTGGGGCAGCTGCTCTCCACCTGCGCGCCCTGCTTGCTGGTGGCCAGCATGGACACTCGGAGTGAGTGCACAGTTAACTGGTCTGTGTTTCTGTGGTGCATCTGCTTCAGTGGGACCCTCACCGTCTTCATGGTGGAGTTGTGTGGCCTCCAATCCCACTTCCCCTTGACCTGCTATGATCTTCTCTGCCACTATGCCTTCTATTTCACCCAATTCTGTCTCTTTGCCTCCATTATTTTCGCCACCAACTATGTTCGGTTCTTGCCTCAGAGCCACACCTGGAGCCAAGCCATCACCGCCACTGCCTGCTCCTTCATCAGTTCTGTGCTTTACGCCATCGAAGTGGCCTGGACCTGTGCCCTGACTGGTGATACATCCTGCTTTCTGCCTTCTGATCCAGGCAAGCTGGAAAGGCTGGTGATCTTCCTGCTCTATGtcattttggctttatttttaagcACCACTATCAACTCCAACAGCGATTTCCAGTACACGTCTGCCATGGTAAAACAAACGATCCTATGCTCCATCTTCTTCTACCTGGGGATGATGTCCGCCCTGTGGCGTGAAGACAACAATGAAACACGGATACCTGTCTACTATCCTTTACTGTAG